A genomic window from Archocentrus centrarchus isolate MPI-CPG fArcCen1 chromosome 2, fArcCen1, whole genome shotgun sequence includes:
- the LOC115791436 gene encoding zinc finger protein 271-like, producing MSSTQQDQHGPRSQCSQEADKPHRPKGVKKYSCDLCGEDFTIKSKLKYHQVIHTGERPFICDVCGKSFRHAGNLKIHQRIHSGEKPYRCDQCGRTFTQNKGLKSHQITHSGIKAYSCDYCGKAFSRMESRNAHLRIHTLHDVYCCGQCGKKFATDYQRQQHMFTHTEETPYHCDLCDKTFKAPRYLKAHQQIHSRKRLYKLCYCEKQSHTDGSSSQSCLLCGGGKAFRCDFCGKTFNRQHNLKIHQRRHTGHKLNYCKECGRSFTTTRELKRHELTHSGVKKHLCDQCGSSFFTSTQLKVHKRVHTGEKPYKCRYCDRSFSQTGSRNLHERTHIEGNFSCDQCDKSFKNLSSYSQHKRSHAAQKLFHCYQCPKTFTSLSALSKHQRDHAGRKSFPSLDHNESADTQRSSSGCTVKLENLEIQIH from the exons atgagttcaacacaacag gaccaacatggaccAAGAAGTCAGTgctctcaggaggctgacaaacctcacagaccGAAGGGAGTAAAAAAATACTCCTGTGATCTGTGTGGGGAGGATTTTACTATTAAAAGTAAATTGAAATATCATCAagtcatccacactggagagagaccGTTCATCTGTGAcgtgtgtggaaagtcttttagaCATGCTGGAAACTTAAAAATACACCAGcgcatccacagtggagagaaaccgtaccgctgtgatcagtgtggcagaacTTTTACTCAGAATAAAGGTTTAAAGAGTCATCAAATTACCCACTCTGGgattaaggcatacagctgtgactattgtggaaaagCCTTCAGCCGCATGGAGAGCAGAAATGCACACCTCCGCATTCACACTTTACATGACGTGTACTGCTGTGGtcagtgtggcaaaaagtttgCAACAGATTACCAGAGACAACAgcacatgtttacccacactgaggagacaCCTTATCactgtgacctgtgtgataagacttttaaagctccacgttacctgaaagcacaccaacagatccacagcagaaagagactctacaagcTCTGTTACTGTGag aagcagagccacacagatggatccagttctcagtcCTGTCTtctctgtggtggtgggaaagcgtttcgcTGTGACTTTTGTGGAAAAACCTTCAATCGTCAACACAACTTAAAAatacatcagcgtagacacactggacacaaactgaactactgcaaagaatgtgggagaagcttcacCACAACAAGGGAATTAAAACGACATGAACTTActcacagtggggttaaaaagcacctctgtgatcagtgtgggtcatccttctTCACTTCAACTCAGcttaaagtgcataaacgagtccacacaggggagaaaccatacaagtgcagatACTGTGACAGAAGCTTCTCACAAACAGGTAGTCGTAACCTTCATGAACGTACACACATTGAAGGGAACttcagctgtgaccagtgtgataAGAGCTTCAAGAATCTCAGTTCATACTCCCaacacaaacgatcccacgctgcacagaaactgtttcactgttaccaatgtccaaaaacattcacttcattatctgctctgtccaaacatcagcgtgatcatgcagggcggaaatcattcccatcattggatcacaatgaatctgcagacacacaaagatcctcttctggttgCACAGTCAAACTTGAAAACCTTGAGATCCAGATCCACTGA